The Saprospiraceae bacterium genome includes a window with the following:
- a CDS encoding fumarylacetoacetate hydrolase family protein produces MKIICIGRNYIDHAKELNNPVPKSPIIFMKPSTALLKDGKPFYHPDFSENVHYELEVVLKISKNGKAIAEKYAEDYYDAVGLGIDFTARDIQDKCKDKGHPWELAKSFDNSAVVGDFIEKSKINSHGIKFQLIKNGVLTQDGNTKDLIFNFGYLINYISGYFTLQKGDLIFTGTPAGVGKVNIGDHLEGYLEGQKMLDCRIK; encoded by the coding sequence ATGAAGATCATCTGTATAGGCCGCAATTATATCGATCATGCCAAGGAGCTCAACAATCCTGTTCCAAAATCTCCCATCATATTCATGAAGCCGTCTACTGCATTATTGAAGGATGGAAAACCTTTTTATCATCCTGATTTTAGCGAAAACGTGCATTATGAATTGGAAGTTGTACTAAAAATATCTAAAAATGGAAAAGCCATAGCAGAAAAGTATGCTGAAGACTATTATGATGCAGTAGGATTGGGTATTGATTTTACAGCTCGTGATATTCAGGATAAATGTAAAGACAAAGGACATCCTTGGGAGTTGGCCAAGTCATTTGACAATTCTGCAGTGGTCGGAGATTTTATTGAAAAGTCAAAAATAAATTCACACGGTATAAAATTTCAGCTTATAAAAAATGGCGTCCTGACCCAAGACGGAAATACAAAAGATCTGATATTTAACTTCGGTTATCTGATCAATTATATTTCCGGATATTTCACTCTTCAAAAAGGAGATCTTATATTTACAGGTACACCTGCCGGTGTTGGAAAAGTAAATATCGGAGATCATCTGGAAGGATATCTTGAAGGACAAAAAATGTTGGATTGCAGAATAAAATAA
- a CDS encoding methionine adenosyltransferase, producing the protein MPYLFTSESVSEGHPDKVADQISDSLVDHFLAFDPNSKIACETLVTTGQVVLAGEVKSKTYLDVQQIARDVIKKIGYTKSEYMFEAHSCGVLSAIHEQSPDINQGVERAKKEDQGAGDQGMMFGYATNETDNYMPLALDLSHKILQILAQIRKDGKKMKYLRPDSKSQVTIEYSDDNQPIRIDSIVVSTQHDDFGPDEEMLSEIRKDIIGIVIPEVKKTLKPELRKLFNDDITYHINPTGKFVIGGPHGDTGLTGRKIIVDTYGGKGAHGGGAFSGKDPSKVDRSAAYATRHIAKNLVAAGVCSEVLVQVSYAIGVAKPTNIYVNTYGTAKVKMKDSEIANIVYDLFDMRPYAIEKRLKLRTPIYSDAAAYGHMGRNSETKEVTFKDGSGTVKTIKVETFTWEKLDYVDKIKKLFRI; encoded by the coding sequence ATGCCATATTTGTTTACATCGGAGTCGGTTTCAGAAGGCCATCCGGATAAAGTAGCAGATCAGATATCTGATTCATTGGTTGATCATTTTCTTGCTTTTGACCCTAACTCAAAAATAGCGTGTGAAACTTTAGTAACCACTGGCCAAGTAGTGCTCGCAGGTGAAGTAAAATCCAAAACCTATCTTGATGTACAGCAAATAGCAAGAGATGTAATTAAAAAAATCGGATATACAAAATCCGAATATATGTTTGAAGCACATTCATGTGGTGTATTGTCAGCTATACACGAACAATCGCCTGATATCAATCAAGGAGTAGAACGTGCAAAGAAGGAAGACCAGGGTGCTGGTGATCAGGGAATGATGTTTGGCTATGCTACAAATGAAACGGACAATTATATGCCATTGGCATTGGATTTGTCGCACAAAATACTTCAGATACTAGCTCAGATAAGAAAGGATGGTAAAAAAATGAAATACCTCCGACCTGATAGTAAATCTCAGGTTACTATAGAGTATTCTGATGATAATCAACCTATAAGAATCGATAGTATAGTCGTATCCACACAGCACGATGATTTTGGTCCGGATGAGGAAATGCTGAGCGAAATCAGAAAAGATATAATAGGTATCGTCATTCCTGAAGTCAAAAAGACACTTAAACCAGAGTTGAGAAAACTATTCAATGACGACATCACTTACCATATTAATCCTACAGGAAAGTTTGTGATTGGTGGCCCGCATGGAGATACAGGTTTGACTGGCAGAAAGATCATAGTAGATACCTACGGAGGAAAAGGGGCGCATGGAGGTGGTGCTTTTTCGGGTAAAGATCCAAGTAAAGTGGACAGATCTGCGGCTTATGCAACAAGGCATATCGCCAAAAATCTGGTAGCTGCTGGAGTTTGCAGTGAAGTATTGGTACAGGTTTCGTATGCAATTGGTGTCGCAAAACCCACAAACATTTACGTGAATACCTATGGTACTGCCAAAGTCAAAATGAAAGACAGTGAAATCGCCAATATAGTTTACGATTTATTTGATATGCGACCGTATGCGATTGAAAAAAGATTGAAGTTACGTACTCCAATATATTCAGATGCAGCAGCTTATGGCCACATGGGAAGAAATTCTGAAACAAAAGAAGTCACATTTAAAGATGGATCCGGTACTGTAAAAACAATAAAAGTCGAAACCTTTACATGGGAGAAACTGGATTATGTAGATAAGATTAAAAAATTATTCAGGATTTAA
- the ribB gene encoding 3,4-dihydroxy-2-butanone-4-phosphate synthase: MVADKVLTIQLNTISEAIEDIKDGKIIIVVDDEDRENEGDFICAAEKITPELINFMASHGRGLICTPILEQRAKELDLNLMVQSNTAMHNTAFTVSIDLIGHGCTTGISAYDRATGIKALIHPDTKPEDFARPGHIFPLIAKQGGVLRRTGHTEAAVDLARLAGCYPTGVLVEILNEDGSMARLPQLVEIGHKLGIKIISIKDLVAYRMSKERLVLLEFETELETSFGKFSVRAFRQITTGDIHLAFVMGKVFNDQPTLVRVHSSTETGDVLGILFEGYAEQLSKSLQLIAQNQSGILLFMRHGEKTESILEKLKTLDNNPNNNPKISDEQRDFGTGAQILRELGVSKIRLISNHKKKRVGLIGYGLEIIENILIE, from the coding sequence ATGGTAGCAGATAAAGTTCTTACTATACAGCTTAACACTATCTCTGAAGCAATAGAAGACATTAAAGATGGAAAGATCATCATAGTAGTAGATGATGAAGATAGGGAAAATGAAGGTGATTTCATATGCGCTGCAGAAAAAATTACACCTGAATTGATAAATTTTATGGCAAGTCACGGTCGGGGACTCATTTGTACACCTATCCTTGAACAAAGAGCAAAAGAACTCGATCTTAACCTGATGGTGCAATCCAATACTGCCATGCACAATACCGCATTTACTGTTTCTATTGATTTGATTGGTCATGGTTGTACTACCGGAATTTCAGCCTATGATCGAGCTACAGGAATTAAAGCACTTATCCATCCGGATACTAAGCCGGAAGACTTTGCCCGTCCCGGACACATTTTCCCATTGATAGCAAAACAAGGTGGTGTCTTGAGAAGAACAGGACATACAGAAGCAGCAGTGGATCTGGCTAGATTGGCCGGTTGTTATCCTACAGGAGTTCTTGTGGAAATTCTTAATGAGGACGGCTCTATGGCTCGCTTACCTCAATTGGTCGAAATAGGTCATAAATTAGGAATCAAAATTATTTCTATTAAAGACTTGGTGGCCTATAGGATGTCAAAAGAAAGATTGGTTTTGCTTGAATTCGAAACTGAACTTGAAACATCTTTTGGTAAATTTTCAGTTAGAGCTTTCCGGCAAATTACTACGGGAGATATACATTTGGCTTTTGTTATGGGAAAGGTTTTTAATGATCAACCTACATTAGTGAGGGTACATTCCAGTACAGAAACGGGTGATGTTTTAGGTATATTATTTGAAGGATACGCTGAGCAGCTATCAAAGTCTCTTCAACTCATAGCTCAAAATCAGTCAGGAATTTTGCTGTTTATGCGACACGGTGAAAAGACTGAATCTATTCTTGAAAAACTTAAAACCCTGGATAACAACCCCAACAATAATCCAAAAATTTCAGATGAGCAAAGAGATTTTGGAACAGGTGCTCAAATATTAAGAGAACTTGGTGTTTCAAAAATTAGGTTGATATCTAATCATAAGAAAAAAAGGGTAGGGCTGATAGGGTATGGATTGGAAATAATAGAGAATATACTCATCGAATAG
- a CDS encoding glycosyltransferase: MAEYTKDLTGPKTLDYMDGFGTSMDRRAKIAGFPLSIFFRLEAKRMKLYEKLIAKSFDHLTIISQQDKSLFDFPEAESMIVLGNGIDEYFTEFHCVNIKKEFDLVFVGNMSYLPNVESVKYTVNEIMPLLPEHFKFLISGTDPSSTVKSLASEKITITGRVNDIRLSYLKGKVFIVSMWSGTGQQNKILEALALGIPCVTTKAVNDSIGAQTDKEILLAETRDEFVQHILQLTSNQALYQMIATNGKQFVRENYSWKQKGEILNSIFAAN, from the coding sequence ATGGCAGAATATACCAAAGACCTTACAGGTCCTAAAACCCTTGATTACATGGATGGGTTTGGTACAAGTATGGATCGCAGGGCAAAAATTGCAGGTTTCCCGCTCAGCATTTTTTTTAGACTGGAAGCAAAAAGGATGAAGCTATATGAAAAACTAATTGCAAAGAGTTTTGATCACCTGACGATCATATCACAACAGGATAAGTCATTATTTGATTTTCCTGAAGCTGAGAGTATGATTGTTTTGGGTAATGGAATTGATGAGTATTTTACAGAATTTCATTGTGTTAATATTAAAAAGGAATTTGATCTGGTGTTTGTCGGAAATATGTCATACCTGCCCAATGTAGAATCAGTAAAGTACACAGTCAATGAAATCATGCCCTTACTTCCTGAACACTTTAAGTTTTTGATTTCCGGTACTGATCCATCATCGACTGTAAAATCACTTGCATCTGAAAAAATCACAATCACTGGAAGGGTCAACGACATACGTCTGTCTTATCTTAAAGGCAAAGTTTTTATTGTATCGATGTGGTCGGGGACAGGTCAGCAAAATAAAATTTTGGAAGCATTGGCTCTTGGCATACCATGTGTTACAACAAAAGCAGTCAATGATTCAATAGGAGCACAGACTGATAAGGAAATACTTCTTGCAGAGACAAGGGATGAATTTGTTCAGCATATATTGCAATTAACGTCAAACCAGGCACTATATCAAATGATTGCTACTAATGGAAAACAATTTGTAAGAGAAAATTATAGCTGGAAACAAAAAGGTGAGATATTAAATTCTATTTTTGCGGCAAATTAG